A region of Salvelinus alpinus chromosome 24, SLU_Salpinus.1, whole genome shotgun sequence DNA encodes the following proteins:
- the LOC139552146 gene encoding zinc finger protein 703-like: MSKEEPTVNFCLMKLDDSPAGVITHEIRCQTSEPCDDIDNCSSPTGALVCSPTPLDPIRQAKRLPIRILKMLTAHTGHLLHHPDYLQPLQSAPVNIELDAKKSPLALLAQTCSQIGKPDPPPSSKLGSITSNGHGEKDHNGRSSSSSSSHKLGDHRPIKDDKSSFKPYNKVGGDSRRDGVSSSNNSSDKAAFRVPSNGNGCANSTSSGSCPSFPPHAISPNSRVSSGTPPQHTQQPSSQTHRQSQSPHGQRNSRSQTLNGEHKQEQASPHRNSNISSGGHLKKESDVNKVHLDSPQLANSSHARASTNSSTGSSEGSPSHEGPKADSQPPQPGLGPGHIAPISPYKTGHSVFPMSSSGMGYHGSVVGSYAGYPPQFVPGLDPNKSGLGGGGVGVKHSTGASPPSFMQGFCRDPYCLSYPNAPHLGSSNPCIHDPSSALKTGYPGLVYTSHPLHSLHPSTMSSSITPTLSHPLYTYGFMLSNDPMPHACNWVSAAGPCDKRFSTSDELLAHLRTHTSLPGGMDSKLLSAYPSVSSSSVASCQLHLPHQSQASLQNSFSLRAPHTLGLARYHPYGKVHLPPGPTSIPLHSLQAGSPYYPHYALYSQRLGSASALGYQ; the protein is encoded by the exons ATGAGTAAAGAAGAGCCGACCGTCAACTTCTGTTTGATGAAATTGGATG ATTCCCCTGCTGGAGTTATTACGCACGAGATACGCTGCCAGACCTCGGAGCCCTGTGACGATATTGATAACTGCAGCTCGCCAACGGGCGCGTTAGTTTGTTCACCGACTCCGTTGGATCCTATTCGCCAGGCAAAGCGCCTCCCTATCCGGATACTCAAGATGTTGACGGCGCACACCGGTCACTTGCTCCACCACCCGGACTACCTGCAGCCCTTACAATCTGCACCAGTGAACATTGAG CTGGATGCTAAGAAGAGCCCCCTGGCCCTGCTGGCTCAGACCTGCTCCCAGATCGGCAAGCCtgaccctcctccctcctccaagCTAGGCTCCATCACCTCCAACGGCCATGGTGAGAAGGACCATAATGGacgctcctcttcctcctcctccagtcaCAAACTTGGGGACCACCGGCCCATAAAGGACGACAAGTCCAGCTTCAAGCCCTATAACAAAGTAGGGGGAGACAGTCGGAGGGATGGGGTTAGTAGCTCTAATAACAGCTCTGATAAAGCTGCGTTCAGGGTACCTAGTAATGGGAATGGATGTGCTAACAGTACCTCATCAGGTTCTTGTCCATCCTTTCCACCACATGCCATATCTCCCAACTCCAGGGTGAGTAGTGGCACGCCCCCTCAGCACACACAGCAGCCATCgtcccagacacacagacagagccagTCGCCACATGGACAACGGAATTCCCGCTCTCAGACTCTGAATGGAGAACACAAACAGGAACAGGCCAGTCCACACAGGAACAGTAACATTAGCAGCGGCGGCCATCTTAAAAAGGAGTCGGATGTGAATAAGGTTCATTTGGACAGTCCCCAGCTGGCTAACTCCAGCCACGCCAGAGCCAGCACGAACTCCAGCACAGGCAGCTCTGAGGGAAGCCCCAGCCATGAGGGGCCCAAGGCGGACTCCCAACCACCACAGCCTGGCCTGGGCCCTGGACATATCGCTCCCATCTCCCCCTACAAGACTGGCCACTCTGTCTTCCCCATGTCATCCTCTGGAATGGGCTACCATGGCTCTGTAGTGGGTTCCTACGCTGGATATCCCCCCCAGTTTGTCCCAGGCTTGGACCCTAAcaagtctggtctgggaggtggGGGTGTGGGGGTGAAGCACTCCACTGGtgcctctcccccctccttcatgCAGGGCTTTTGCAGGGACCCTTACTGCCTCAGCTACCCCAACGCGCCTCACCTGGGGAGCAGCAACCCCTGCATCCATGACCCCTCCTCTGCCCTCAAAACAGGCTACCCAGGCTTGGTCTACACCTCCCaccccctccactccctccaccCCAGCACTATGTCTTCCAGCATCACCCCCACCTTGTCTCACCCCCTCTACACCTACGGTTTCATGCTCTCCAATGACCCCATGCCTCATGCCTGTAACTGGGTGTCGGCTGCAGGGCCCTGTGATAAACGCTTCTCCACCTCAGACGAGCTGCTGGCCCACCTGCGCACGCACACCTCCTTACCCGGAGGGATGGACAGTAAGCTCCTCTCTGCCtacccctctgtctcctcctcctctgttgcCTCCTGCCAACTCCACCTCCCCCATCAGAGCCAGGCCTCCCTGCAGAACTCCTTCTCCCTTAGGGCTCCTCATACCTTGGGTCTGGCCCGGTACCACCCCTATGGTAAGGTCCACCTGCCCCCTGgacctacctccatccccctgcaCTCCCTCCAGGCTGGTTCTCCTTACTACCCCCACTATGCCCTTTATAGCCAGAGACTGGGCTCAGCGTCTGCCTTGGGCTACCAGTGA